The genome window ttacAGTAGTCTGATGTGAAAAATGTGTACAGGCTACGTGATGGTCGGTTTTAATTGTCAGATTGACACAGTGTGGAATAATGTGGGAGGAGAAGGTCAGTGACGGCTGTTTGGATTGGCtcgccctctcccctcccctctctcgctttcctctcccctcccccttctttctttcttccttccccaacCCATAGGACAAAGATGCAACTCTCAGCTGCCGCCGCCCTggtgctgccatgcctgcctggcaCCGTGCCTCCCACCACGATGGCTGTGGACTCACCCCTGAAACAAAAAGCCCCATAAACTCACTGTGTAAGTTAGTtagttgtcttggtcatgatgtctgtCATGGCAACAGAAAGTAACTGAAATAGACACCGTGACAGGAATTGGTGCTGAGAAGGAGGGTCTTTGCTGGGATAAGCCTGACCTTGCGACTTTTAAACCACGGAACTGTTTTGTGAGTGGAATGTGCGAGGTTTGGAACTTCGAGTGTGGGGAACCCCGAATGCTGGAAGAAAAGCTTAGTGGGCCATTCTGGTTGGAACttggaagacaaaaaaaaaaaaaaaagtgctgagaGAGATGCAGGCAGTGGGCGGCCTAGCTGATGAGCTAGGAAACATGGGACTCCACCGGGAAGTATTTATGGAATGTCTTGGCTATGTGTCTGGATTCGTTCTGCTCACGGCCTGAAATTAGAGTGAagctgaatttaaaaataatggagTGATTTTTGTCGTAGGACATTTTGGGATGAGGGAGCAGCTGTAACAGACAGAGAACATCTCAGAGGAGCCGAATATGCCCCATCGACACAACAGGGAGGTGTTTCCTGGAGTTCGCACACACAGGATGGCAGCTGTCAGTGGAGTTGGCCTATGTATTCCAGGAGAACGGAGGCTGTAAGCTTTGTGCACGTGGCACGGGCTTTGAGGATGTGAAAGTGTCAAGACTGAGTGGGTCATGGGGATCAGCAGAGACCAGGTACTGtgtggagaggcagagagagagagagagagagagaactttgcAGCTGTGAGGATTACTTGGCATTCTCTAGGATGACTTGGGAATGAAGGCTGGAGGAAGGATTATGTAGATTAGGTTGGCCTGTGGCAATGTCCTGTGAGAGTGTCTTAATTGGGTTAACTGAAGTGGGAAGTCACACCTGTACGTGGGCAAGGCCGTTTGTTGGGCTGAAGCCTGGACTGAGGGAGAAGCCCGGAACAGGGCAGCTGCAAGGAGCTTTACGTTAATTTTCTCTGCTCGTGACTGAATGTGACTGGCcacttcaagttcctgccctgacctcccctCAGCGATAACTCCTTTAAGGtgcttttgttattgttattctcTTAACCACAGCGATGGGACATAAAATGAATGTCGTCTACAAGGAAACAGCATGGAAAGAAGTAATCTTGACCCATCCTTTAGTTACGCTGTAAGAGCTGGGCGTATAGGTGGatacttgagaagctgaggcaggagggccacTCTGAATTGGTCAGCTAGGGGACTACACAGCAAATCCCTGCCTAAAAAATCttaaacaaaaccccaaatacCCTTCAAGAATAATGCTGTTTACAGTTTGAGCTGTGTCCACTTTGCATGTATGTGCCTGAAGGGCTAGTAGGCCTGAGCACAGCAAACATGGCTATGGCAGCCcttgccctccccctccctcctcagaTTACATTCCTCAAGCCAGCCACCCAGTCCTGGCCACCGCTTCCTCCCTctgaggctgaccaccaaggtccagctatcaaaatgTTAAGTCCAGGGATGAAAACCCCCTTTGGTTCACCTAATTAACCTTCCCAATCAAAAGGAACCAACCATGCTAACACgggttttcccttttcttctcataAACTTccatttgcctatgggccacTTGTCTGTCACCTCTCTTTCCAGAGGTGGTCCCTTGTCCCTCCAGGACAAAtacctcttccccctcccttgctccttttcccttctccctaGTTCTCTGTCTCCTGTGTTTGTCCCCTATTTCTTGCTCTCTGTCCCTCTTGGGCAAATAGCTCTCTTTTGTGCAGAAAACTTGGTCTTGGTGTGTCTGTGCTGACTCTAGTTCTTTCAGTGAACTcggatccgcctgtctctgcctggaaTTAAGGCCACGCGCCACCACGGCCGGCCcgactttctttttcctctttcctcctgtctcctcttctgcttccttctctcccttcatccctcttgtctttctttctagCACACAAGATACCTCGCTGAAAGCCTATTCCATGGTTTTCCCTTCCACCTCAGTTACATCATTGCTCACCTGCTGGACTGGAGGGGCCTGCCTTCCACAACTGGTGTGCCACTGCTGCCGGCTGACCTGACGTGCGTGAGTGTCAGATTGTTTTGGGGGTTAAGGCAGGTGTGGGTGGGGAAGAGGTGCATGCCCACTCGCTCATCCTCACTGCCGGGAGGGTGTTGGTGTTAAAGCAAGCTGCCGAATGCAAGCAGCTCTACACCCTTCTCGGCTGCCAGGCACCGACAGTGGCCTATGGGAAAAGGCCTCCACCTCCATCAGGAGCAGTGGCTGGCATGGAAGGTTCATGTTTACAGCAAGGCTGGGCAAGTCCCCACAGAGCACAGAGCACAAGTGCTTTATCCCCACGCGGACATTGCGTTAACTTAAGAACACACTTTCATCAAAGCATGTCCGTGGGCTCTCGTACGTGTTCTCATGTTCTCAGTGAACAGAGATCCCTACCtcctcttatttttaatttaaagaaaaatagaaaacataacataaaaacataataacATAAAAATGTCCATGTATTTCCCAGATTCACCATAATcagtttgcttatttttctttccttatgaGGAATTGTACATATTTTTGTGCACATTGTAGTATGTTATAAGAGTACATGTAcatatttaaactttttatttttataagtatgATCATAAATATATAGCAAGCGCAGTGTTCACCGTCTACAGTCAGTTACCGTTCTCATCACTGTTACGAACACCTCACAAGACAACTTAAGGAGGGCTTTATCTTGCTCACCGTTTGAGGGCGCATGGTCCGCCGTGGTGGGGGGCATTCCAGGAAGTAAGATGCCATCGCTTGTACGCGCAGTCAGgtaggagagagggacagagggggaGGACGCTGGCGATGTTCAGCGGCTCTCCTCCGTGTCCCACTTTCACTCAGTTTAGGACCCCAGCTCATAGGATGGTGCCATCTGTATTTGGAGTGACTCTGCATCCTCAGTGTAATTTCTCTGAAAATGTCTGTACAGGCCAAACGAGTGCCTCCATGCCcaagggttttcttttctcttttgttaaattttattttgtttttgagacagggtctcgctatgcagccctggctggcctgcacacccttatttttatatgtgattacatatctgtgtgtgtgtgtgtgtgtgtgtgtgtgtgtgtgtgtgggcacatgtacaggcacacgtgtggaggccagagggtgaTGCTGGGTGTCTTTCTTGCTCatattttacccactgagttatAGCCTGTCCTGCTCAgtgtttcttcttcttcgtcttcttttaataatttatttaattttggttggTATGAGGGTattagattccttggaactggagttacaaacagttgtgagctgccatgtgggtgctgggaatcgaacccgggtccttcgaaagagcagacagtgctcttaatcacagtGGTCTTAATCTCTCCTGCCCCTGCGAGGTGTTTCTTAATGCAATACGTTTTTTTAAATGAGAGCTGCCTGTGCAGCTCGTACTTGAACACTCAGTCTCCAGAGTGTTGGGAGAGCGGGTGAGTGGTATCACAGCTGGCTCCATTTTGTTTATGATACCAGGGCTTGAATCCAGGCACCTGCGTGTGTAGGCTCTTCCACTGCGATTCACATCCCCAGCTCATCTTAGCCGGTCTGAAGCACACAGTTCAATACGCTCATCTGTCTCTAGAGAGCCTTCAGTCTGAAAACGCAGAACTCTGCCCGCTGGGTGGAGCCTGCCTTCCTCTCCTCAGCCCTGGCAACTCCTGCCTACACTGTTCCTGCCGCTGTGGTTACTGCAGCTGCCACACGCGAGGGGACTCGTGCAGCATTTGTCCTTTGGGTGGTTGATTTGCTCAGCCTAATGCCCCAACAATCCTTCACATTGCCGCACGTGGCCAtttctgctcttttcttttttgaggtttcacagtatttcattttatatgtatatcaCATTTTCATcagtttgtttcttgtatgcttgttgttgttttgagacagggtttctctgtgtagccttggctatcctggaactggctctggaGACCAGGGTGACCTGGAACGCAGAGagctgctgcctctgtctccttagtgctgggTTTGACTGTGTAACTCCTGCCACCTGGCtttatttactgttttaaaataatcttttaatttattctttaacaTTTTAATAGATGAATACAGCACAAGTGGTGTCATGCTGAAAGGCGGCTCCATAGTTTTCTCTCCCACCCTCAGTTTTATCACGGCACACCTCTTTGGACTGGAGAGGCCCACCTCCCATCGTGTACTGCTCTGCCAACCGACTCGACACTGATCGCTTTGATCGTATCTATCCACTGCTTTCTCCAAAGCGCCCTGAACATGTCTCCCTCCCAGTCACCTACCGAATCTGACACGCCTCTGTGCCCATGCACCGGAGCAGGAACCCACCCTCCAAAGGAGAgcgactctccctccctcagcggCCATCAGCTGCTGCTGGTCATGTTGGAATCTCCACTGCTGTGTTCAGGTAACACGGCTGGTGGGAGCCAGTGAGCGGGAAGACCACACTTGTGTGACAGCATCTCACGGCATTCTACCCTCCCCCAGCTCTTACATGCTTCACAAGCCCTCTTGCATGATCAATGAGCCTTTGTGGGCGGAGGTGGGGATTTGATACAGGTGTTTCAGTTATGAGCAAAAActcacagtcacttattctcagcattttgaCTAGTTGTGAGCGTGCTAACTGCTCTCTGCTGAGGTTTTGAGTACTAATTTATGTGCATaaatacaagtttttaaaaaggcaGTTTGAAAACATGACTGcttaacaaaacaataataaataaatacatacgtacataagtgagtaaataagtaaattaataaataaactcTCCCTAGGGCCCATGACCTCCTCAGGCATGGACTTTCGGCCAGGTCTCCAGCAGCAGGCTGAATTCTCCCCTGTGGAGAGGGCCCCACCGCAAACCCCACGGTAAGGTCATCCCTGCAATGGTCCTGCCGTTACGGTACCAGCGGGCAGGTTTGCCTGGATGGTGCGCTGCATTCTGAGATCTCCTCCCCTCTATGTGGGTGAAGGCGCCTGTCTATCAATATCATTCCAAAGTCAGCTGAAGCCTTAGGATAcgcttagatgctgagaaagaagACACTCTTTTACATAGCCATAATTACAATAGCTAAGAAATAATTACAATTTCTAAGAAATTCAACTTTGAAATAGTGTCATTAATATATAGTCTATATTAACCTAGATAAcatataacctagataacctataACAAAGATAACCTGATAATGCCCTTTATACCTGCTAATTTTAAACATAggacttttcttctctctcctcttctccacaTTTCTGGGCCGGGTATCCGATTTGAGGGTCCCACAAATAATGTGTCTGTTCTCCACCATGCAGCTCTTCTACAGCCCTATACATCTCTATATTTTCTctcctttaattaaaaaaaaaatgaagtgttttttttttctttttggacaaAGTTTTGAATAATTCAGACCAGTGGCTTTTACATAATGCATATTTATGTTATGCATAATGCTTTTCTAGTTATGcatatttatatttctctaaTTACCTAATTATCATTAGAcctgggaaaagaatttttggcaAAAATTCTAAATAATTATCTTTCTCACTCATGAGACCCAAAATGTCAGTTTGTCCCATTCCCGGTTCTCTTCGTTTATTTGTTAGGTCAGTGTCGGCCAGTGTCATCACCATTAGACATTTATTCTCTTTGTCTATGGGTGATATTCCGAGACTGAGTCCCAGTCCCTCACCTCTTCACTTAGGGATGTAAGCACTCATTGATCATCCTAGTTGCGTCGGTCACTCTCACGGTGGTTCTCAGATAAATCACATCTCTTAAACTCTAACATCTCCAAATAAAgctgtttctctatttttttcttatataattgGACAATCTTAAgggaataaaaattaatttatccaCACACATCACACTCCTTATCCTAGTGGAGGTCTTGGTGATATCGGTAGGAATAAAATATACAATCAATTTGACCTATTTACTGGGTGATCTGAGAGCCATCAGGGTGATCAGTGCTAGGGCTGGGCCGGGAGGAAGGCTCCCCAGCGGCAGAGGCTCAGCCTGCTCTTCTTTCAGGATCTTTAGAACTCAGCAGGAGTGTGGTAAGAGGGGAGGCAGTTTGGTTTGCTAGGATTTTTAGAAGAAAGTCTTGTCTCTTTCAACAGGTAACTTTTATTGCCTTTTAAAGGAAATGCCCTGACTTTTGTTTGGGCTCAGTTACAGTCTGAACATCTTTGTCCCTATCTCCCCCTATTTGTCTCCCCCTATGAGGAAATAAAATCCTAAACGCCAAGGTCATGGTATTAAAGTTGCTTAGGTCCCTAGGATTCATTCCTCCTAAGTAGGGTTATTTCCCCGGGAGCTGGCTTGTCCCTTTCACCTTGTTGGCACCCAAGGACAAGTGAGTATTCTGACCGGCAGGAAGCCTAGCATGCTTGCATGTGATCTTTAATCTTGTAGCTTCAAGAGCCATGAGAAGTACAATTCCATTGTTTATAAGGCACCCAAGTTAATGTATTCTGTCACCATAGTTCAAACAGACAACACAGGCTCTCATAGGCAAGGGTTGGAAGATAGAGGAGGAAATTGTAACACccactttgttgttttttttttttttttttttttttgagacagggtctctctgtgtagccctggctgtcttggacttgctttggagaccaggctggccttgaactcacagagatctgcctgcctctggctccctgagtgttggcatgcttcaccacacctggctaacaCTTACTAAGCAACTCAGAATGACTGGCTGAATGTTTGGATTATCACCAGTGGTGACCAAGCAGCCATGAGTTCTCAGGGAGCTGAGATAACTGGAGGCTGACCAGTTACTCAGAGGCCAGTTATTTATATTGGATTCTCCCATGATGAAGGGTAGCGATAGTGGAGTTAACTAAGCCCCTGACTCTTTTGAGCAAGGTTTGCCCCCGTGAAGCCAACTTAGTGTCTACTTGTATGTGATAAAATCCTCAGGGTCTCtaatctttgtgttttttttatcaaGTTAATGAAttgtgtaattaattaattagaattaATTGGAGGTAGgctttcactttgtagctcagtctggcttaaaaatattctctcatacattacactCTCATACATGcctctccctccactcttcccagtcCTCTACCTCCTCtttccccagatccactgcttctcTAGTTCCCTtacaagaagatgaagaagaagaagaaaaaaagaaaagaaagacagaaagaagaagcAAAGAGGCTTCCctgggatatcaaccaaacatggcataacacgTTACAATCAGTCTGGGTACAAATCCTCAGATCAAGGTgacccaggaggaaaagggtcccaagagcaggaaaaagagtcagaaacagccccacTCCCACTGGTAGGAGTCCTACGTGAACACCGAGCTCAGGAACTAAAGGgtacatgcagaggacccagctcacAGCCATGCAGGGTCTGTGGTTGttcattcagtctctgtgagcctgggAGCCTTGCTTAGTTGACTCTATGGATcttgttcttgtggtgtcctggCCCCTCTGGCTTCTGTAAGCCTCCCTCCCACTCTGCTTCAGGGTTCCCCTGGTTCCGCCTAGTGTTTGGCCGTGGGTCTCCACATCTGCCCCATCAGCTGctgctcaggctggctttaaTCGTGCTCCTTAGTTGCTGGAGAGCTGGCACTCAGCATGCAGCCATCTCCACAACGCCCACGTCCGTGGCTGAATCATCTAATGAAAAACCACATTCCAAGGGCAATCTCCCTTTGCGTAGATCAGATTTCCCCTATGATACCCAGCAGTAAACTCAGACTAACACAGCTGTTCAGAATTGttacttttccttttcctttttttttttttttggtacttttTATTGACTCTGTGACTTTCATATCACAGACCTCAGCCCTGCTCCCTGTCCCCTCATGTCTGCccttcacccttgcaacctcctccAAAGTAAAgcacacacaccccaccaccaccaccaacagcaaaACAAAGCATAGGAAACATCTCATCATAGACGCCGTACTGTGTCAGTGTGTCTTACAGGATATCCCTCCGTTCACACATCTTCCATTGCAATGAGACATTGGTCTGATTAGAGATCT of Meriones unguiculatus strain TT.TT164.6M chromosome 8, Bangor_MerUng_6.1, whole genome shotgun sequence contains these proteins:
- the LOC132655975 gene encoding uncharacterized protein LOC132655975 produces the protein MGISRDQHTRYLAESLFHGFPFHLSYIIAHLLDWRGLPSTTGVPLLPADLTCFYHGTPLWTGEAHLPSCTALPTDSTLIALIVSIHCFLQSALNMSPSQSPTESDTPLCPCTGAGTHPPKESDSPSLSGHQLLLVMLESPLLCSGPMTSSGMDFRPGLQQQAEFSPVERAPPQTPRSHFLLGSLQRRRRQGTGRKEIRVNTGLVGAGSKLPVLHLLV